A genomic window from Populus nigra chromosome 7, ddPopNigr1.1, whole genome shotgun sequence includes:
- the LOC133698714 gene encoding beta-carotene hydroxylase 2, chloroplastic-like, which yields MASGITAATVSKPSGYSFTSHLLQKPITTTSLSLPFIRHQNLLHYGFKVPRKTSFAVCFVVEDQTKPISAHLENQQEEEPKDVNKNQILTPRVAERLARKQRERDTYLIAAVMSSLGITSTAVLAVYYRFYWLEGGKVSWPEMFGTFALSVGAAVGMEFWARWAHKELWHASLWNMHESHHRPRDGPFELNDVFAIINAVPAISLVAYGFFNEGLVPGLCFGAGLGITVFGMAYMFVHDGLVHKRFPVGPIADVPYFTRVAAAHQIHHSDKFNGVPYGLFLGHKEIEEVGGQEELEREINRRTKSSKGL from the exons ATGGCGTCAGGAATCACCGCTGCCACCGTATCCAAGCCCTCCGGGTACAGCTTCACCTCTCATCTCCTTCAAAAACCAATAACAACAACCTCACTTTCCCTTCCTTTTATCCGACACCAAAACCTTCTACACTATGGATTCAAAGTTCCAAGAAAAACAAGCTTTGCTGTTTGTTTTGTAGTTGAAGATCAAACGAAACCAATTAGTGCCCATCTCGAGaatcaacaagaagaagagCCTAAAGATGTTAACAAGAACCAGATCTTGACGCCTCGCGTGGCTGAAAGATTGGCAAGAAAGCAAAGAGAAAGAGATACTTATTTGATTGCAGCTGTTATGTCTAGTTTGGGGATTACTTCCACGGCCGTCTTGGCTGTTTATTATAGGTTTTATTGGCTCGag GGAGGGAAAGTGTCTTGGCCTGAAATGTTTGGTACATTTGCCCTTTCAGTGGGTGCTGCT gtgGGGATGGAATTTTGGGCAAGATGGGCTCATAAAGAACTTTGGCATGCTTCTTTGTGGAACATGCATGAG TCTCACCATAGACCAAGAGATGGGCCATTTGAGCTAAACGATGTGTTTGCCATAATCAATGCAGTCCCGGCAATTTCCCTTGTCGCTTATGGTTTCTTTAATGAGGGCCTTGTACCTGGTCTTTGTTTCGGTGCT GGTCTAGGAATTACAGTGTTCGGCATGGCCTATATGTTTGTCCATGATGGTCTTGTTCACAAGAGATTTCCAGTAGGGCCCATTGCAGACGTCCCATATTTCACCAGGGTAGCAGCAGCTCACCAG ATCCACCACTCAGATAAATTCAATGGCGTCCCATATGGGTTGTTTCTAGGGCATAAG GAAATTGAGGAAGTTGGAGGCCAAGAAGAATTGGAAAGGGAGATCAACAGGAGAACCAAATCATCCAAGGGGTTATGA
- the LOC133699766 gene encoding proteinaceous RNase P 1, chloroplastic/mitochondrial-like, giving the protein MLLCRSSTFFAPSFNAKTSQNLCSYFTKKTHLLSFFKNSPNCCNHSYLFAKHIKDSNFIGAHNLFMKKKATFCNSAISATSQSDEKAVGGNVVSKRLKKKARRDAPEGVLRFKLDMCSKVGDVVEGLRLYDEARRNGVELNQHHYNVMLYLCSQNRGENGSDLKLACKRGFEIFQQMIIDKVPPNEATFTNAARLASVMEDPEMAFDLVKQMKGFGIMPKLRSYGPPLFGFCKKGMVDKAYEVDAHMIESGVVAEEPELSSLLKLSADVNNADKMYELLHRLRTSVRQVMESTVGVIEDWFKSEQAAKIGRGDWDVIKVKEGVARGGGGWHGQGWLGHGQWRVVRTQMDKKGVCGSCGERLACIDIDPRETENFAISLSKLAFGREVKADFIRFQEWLQQHGPFDAVVDGANVSLINQQTFNFSQLNNVVNRLHDMSPSKKFPLVILHQSRVNGGPAQSLYNKKLLERWKNSGALYATPAGSNDDWYWLYAAVSCKCLLVTNDEMRDHLFQLLGTSFFPRWKEKHQVRLSVSRSGIALHMPPPYSNVIQESENGGWHVPTTTGDDLETPRQWLCATRPVKK; this is encoded by the exons ATGCTGCTGTGTAGAAGCAGTACTTTTTTTGCACCTTCTTTTAATGCAAAAACCTCGCAAAATCTTTGCTCTTACTTCACTAAGAAAACCCATTTGCTTTCATTCTTTAAGAATAGCCCCAACTGCTGTAATCATAGTTATTTATTTGCAAAACACataaaagattcaaactttattGGAGCCCATAATTTGTTCATGAAGAAAAAGGCCACATTTTGCAACTCGGCAATCTCTGCGACATCGCAGAGTGATGAGAAAGCTGTGGGTGGGAATGTAGTTTCTAAAAGGTTGAAAAAGAAAGCGCGGCGAGATGCGCCAGAGGGAGTGCTTAGGTTTAAGCTAGATATGTGTTCGAAAGTTGGCGATGTTGTTGAAGGGCTTAGGTTGTATGATGAGGCAAGGAGGAATGGGGTTGAGCTTAATCAACACCATTATAATGTGATGCTTTATTTGTGCTCTCAAAATAGAGGTGAAAATGGAAGTGATTTGAAGTTGGCTTGTAAAAGGGGTTTCGAGATATTTCAGCAGATGATTATTGATAAAGTTCCTCCTAACGAGGCTACATTTACAAATGCGGCAAGGTTGGCTTCTGTAATGGAAGATCCAGAAATGGCTTTTGATTTGGTAAAGCAAATGAAGGGTTTTGGTATTATGCCGAAGCTGAGGTCTTATGGTCCACCTTTGTTTGGATTTTGTAAGAAAGGGATGGTTGATAAAGCTTATGAAGTTGATGCACATATGATTGAATCTGGGGTTGTGGCTGAAGAGCCTGAGCTTTCCTCTCTTTTGAAACTTAGTGCTGATGTAAACAATGCTGACAAGATGTATGAATTGCTGCATCGGTTGCGAACCTCTGTGAGGCAGGTTATGGAGTCAACTGTAGGGGTTATTGAAGATTGGTTTAAGTCTGAGCAAGCTGCAAAAATTGGGAGGGGGGATTGGGATGTGATCAAGGTGAAGGAAGGAGTTGCAAGGGGAGGGGGAGGTTGGCATGGACAAGGGTGGTTAGGGCATGGACAGTGGAGAGTGGTCAGGACTCAAATGGATAAGAAGGGTGTTTGTGGTTCTTGTGGTGAGAGACTTGCTTGTATTGATATCGATCCAAGAGAGACAGAAAACTTTGCTATCTCATTATCTAAGTTGGCTTTTGGAAGAGAGGTTAAGGCTGATTTTATTCGGTTCCAG GAGTGGCTGCAGCAGCATGGTCCATTCGATGCAGTTGTAGATGGAGCTAATGTGAGTCTTATCAATCAACAGACTTTCAACTTTTCCCAG CTTAATAATGTTGTAAATCGATTACATGATATGAGTCCATCCAAGAAATTTCCACTAGTTATTTTGCACCAAAGTCGTGTAAATGGGGGTCCAGCTCAGAGTCTTTATAACAAGAAATTGCTAGAGAGGTGGAAAAATTCTGGTGCACTTTATGCTACTCCGGCTGGTTCCAATGATGATTG GTACTGGTTATATGCTGCTGTTAGTTGCAAGTGTTTACTGGTGACAAATGATGAAATGAGGGACCACTTGTTCCAGTTGCTAGGGACTTCCTTTTTTCCAAGATGGAAGGAAAAGCATCAG GTTCGGCTCTCGGTATCGCGATCTGGAATTGCTCTGCACATGCCCCCGCCGTATTCAAATGTTATTCAG GAATCAGAAAATGGTGGTTGGCATGTCCCAACAACCACAGGCGATGATCTTGAGACTCCAAGACAGTGGTTGTGTGCCACCCGACCTGTCAAAAAATGA